The following proteins are encoded in a genomic region of Pelodictyon phaeoclathratiforme BU-1:
- the ligA gene encoding NAD-dependent DNA ligase LigA, which yields MTDIIRAAEAIAQLRREIERHTHLYYVEAKPELSDFEFDQLLDQLITLERQFPQLLTPDSPSQRVGGAITREFPAVQHREPMLSLSNSYSITEVEEFYNRVRKLLALEGVVEQEMVAELKFDGVAISLIYQDGILVRGATRGDGRQGDDITANLKTVATIPLRLEETLVAALQGEERAIEVRGEVFMRKEDFERLNESRPDEDRFANPRNATAGSLKLQDSGEVARRSMSFVAYYLKGLKDESTPHIHRLELLARLGFFTGDHYRLCNTLEEINTYIAEWAEKRWQLPYETDGVVLKLNDVPFREKLGATAKSPRWAIAYKYPAQQARSVLQNVLFQVGRLGTITPVAELEPVLLAGSTVSRSTLHNFDEIERLGLMLRDRVIIEKSGEVIPKVVRTLFEERPADAMPILPPTHCPSCGAPLVRPENEVSYSCPNEEECPAQIKGRLLHFASRNAMDIQTLGDALVEQLVAKGLVKDPGDLYFLQEPQLEKLERMGPKSAQNILRALEKSREKSYERLLYALGIRHVGRATARELSQACPSIDLLREASEEQLATIPDIGPVVARSIIDYFAKPSWPHLLEKLRTAALQLSASEPKEQVNRNFEGVTVLFTGSLERYDRQKASELVLERGGRVVGSVSKKTGMVVAGQDPGSKLQKANKLGVRVVSEDEFEAML from the coding sequence ATGACCGATATCATTCGTGCCGCAGAGGCGATTGCACAGCTTCGCCGGGAGATCGAGCGGCACACCCATCTCTACTATGTTGAGGCAAAGCCGGAGCTCTCCGATTTTGAATTTGACCAGCTTCTCGATCAACTCATCACCCTTGAGCGGCAATTCCCGCAACTGCTTACCCCCGACAGCCCCTCGCAGCGGGTGGGAGGAGCCATTACCAGGGAATTTCCTGCAGTGCAGCATCGTGAGCCGATGCTCAGCCTCTCAAACAGCTACTCCATCACCGAGGTGGAGGAGTTTTACAACCGCGTCCGAAAACTCCTCGCCCTCGAAGGGGTTGTGGAGCAGGAGATGGTTGCCGAGCTGAAATTTGACGGTGTTGCCATCAGCCTCATCTACCAAGACGGCATTCTCGTACGCGGCGCAACACGGGGTGACGGTCGGCAGGGTGATGATATCACGGCTAATCTGAAGACCGTTGCCACCATTCCCCTCCGACTGGAGGAGACTCTTGTCGCAGCTCTTCAGGGGGAGGAGAGAGCGATCGAGGTGCGCGGCGAAGTCTTCATGCGCAAGGAGGATTTTGAACGTCTCAACGAGAGCCGTCCCGATGAAGATCGATTTGCCAACCCCCGCAATGCCACGGCAGGCTCACTCAAACTGCAGGATTCCGGTGAAGTGGCCCGTCGCAGCATGAGTTTTGTTGCCTACTACCTGAAAGGGCTCAAGGATGAATCCACACCCCACATCCATCGTCTCGAACTGCTCGCCCGTCTCGGCTTCTTTACCGGCGACCACTACCGGCTCTGCAATACCCTCGAGGAGATCAACACCTATATTGCCGAATGGGCAGAAAAGCGCTGGCAGCTCCCCTACGAGACCGACGGAGTGGTGCTCAAACTCAACGATGTCCCTTTCCGCGAAAAACTTGGCGCAACCGCAAAAAGCCCACGCTGGGCCATAGCCTACAAATATCCGGCACAACAGGCCAGATCGGTGCTCCAAAACGTGCTCTTCCAGGTAGGACGGCTCGGCACCATCACCCCTGTTGCCGAACTTGAGCCCGTCCTGCTTGCCGGTTCAACCGTCTCCCGCTCCACCCTCCATAACTTCGACGAAATCGAGCGCCTTGGGCTCATGCTCCGCGACCGGGTCATCATCGAAAAATCAGGCGAGGTCATTCCCAAAGTGGTGCGCACCCTCTTCGAAGAGCGCCCCGCCGATGCCATGCCCATTCTGCCGCCTACCCATTGCCCCTCATGCGGCGCCCCGCTCGTCCGACCGGAGAACGAAGTCAGTTACTCCTGCCCGAACGAAGAGGAGTGCCCGGCCCAAATAAAAGGGCGGCTGCTGCACTTTGCATCGCGCAATGCCATGGATATCCAGACCCTCGGCGACGCCCTCGTCGAGCAGCTTGTAGCCAAAGGGCTTGTCAAAGATCCCGGCGACCTCTACTTTCTTCAGGAACCACAGCTCGAAAAGCTTGAACGCATGGGGCCAAAATCGGCACAAAACATCCTGCGCGCTTTGGAGAAAAGTCGGGAAAAAAGCTATGAACGACTCCTCTACGCTCTCGGTATCCGTCACGTCGGACGCGCCACCGCCCGTGAACTCTCGCAAGCCTGCCCCTCCATCGATCTTCTCCGGGAGGCCAGCGAGGAGCAGCTTGCCACCATCCCCGATATCGGCCCGGTTGTCGCCCGCAGCATCATCGACTACTTTGCAAAACCATCATGGCCACACCTCCTTGAAAAACTCCGCACGGCAGCGCTGCAACTCAGTGCATCGGAGCCCAAAGAGCAGGTCAACCGCAATTTCGAGGGAGTCACAGTACTCTTTACCGGCAGCCTTGAACGCTACGACCGCCAGAAAGCCTCGGAACTGGTGCTTGAACGCGGCGGCAGGGTAGTCGGCTCCGTCAGCAAAAAGACCGGCATGGTTGTTGCTGGCCAAGACCCCGGCAGCAAGCTGCAGAAAGCCAACAAGCTCGGAGTCAGGGTTGTGTCGGAAGATGAATTTGAAGCCATGCTGTAA
- a CDS encoding branched-chain amino acid ABC transporter ATP-binding protein/permease gives MFAALDVGVREKTAERIVRAAMFIALAALPTFWHGQYALGLLTLMAVYGVLLIGLDATVGYLGQVNLAQAALFALGAYGAALAVQAGAPLPLALVAGIAAALIPGAALALPALRLEGPQFALSTLSFATLSVIVLNEFESVTNGALGLSVTRPRLFGLILDSTGFYWLCLATLFVAWEASQSLLKSRFGLAIEALRDSPTATDALGIGALRHKVLAFAWGSTLAGLAGGLHTMNFGYLQPGAFGYELMVILLLGVVFGGRRSQWGAFLGAAVVAMLPNLLSNRTLFSVLVSAGCILTFVPTFRALLSRRAPVFREVAPASAMALAVALSFFVQNVEDWRKGIFALFLFAVVVGFPNGIAGAMTTTLQRLIRFAPLPLPPAAGGIGSSRRAKGIALRLTDLCKSFGGVRAVESVSLEIREGETLGLIGPNGSGKTTLVNLISGLYAPDSGSVTIAGRSPVPGSLMSACAAGASRTFQNLQSFSGLTALESVLVCLKEGGEREALGWLLAVGLGEKARVRCSEMAYGDLRFLEIARALATRPHLLMLDEPAAGMSKPDIARLVLLIASIKEAGVPILLIEHHQDVVAELCDRVAVMDGGRLIALGTPNQVRRDPKVIEAYLGSDDTETGNNELLPC, from the coding sequence ATGTTCGCTGCTCTTGATGTGGGTGTGAGGGAGAAAACGGCAGAACGAATCGTACGTGCTGCCATGTTCATTGCTCTGGCTGCGCTTCCGACTTTCTGGCATGGTCAGTATGCTCTTGGCCTGCTTACGCTGATGGCGGTCTATGGCGTTCTTCTTATCGGTCTTGACGCAACGGTGGGATATCTGGGTCAGGTCAACCTTGCCCAGGCGGCGCTGTTTGCGCTCGGCGCTTATGGCGCGGCTCTTGCCGTACAGGCTGGCGCTCCCCTGCCGTTGGCGCTGGTGGCTGGAATCGCTGCCGCCCTGATTCCCGGCGCTGCTCTGGCGCTGCCAGCCCTGCGGCTTGAAGGACCGCAGTTTGCGCTTTCCACCCTCTCTTTCGCGACCCTGTCGGTTATTGTCCTTAATGAGTTTGAGTCGGTTACCAATGGCGCTCTTGGCTTATCCGTTACCAGGCCCCGGCTTTTCGGGCTGATCCTCGACTCTACCGGTTTTTACTGGCTCTGTCTGGCGACCCTGTTCGTTGCCTGGGAGGCTTCACAGAGCCTGCTCAAGTCGCGTTTCGGGCTGGCTATTGAGGCGTTACGTGACTCGCCAACCGCCACTGATGCGCTTGGTATTGGCGCCCTGAGGCACAAGGTACTCGCATTCGCGTGGGGAAGTACGCTTGCCGGTTTGGCCGGAGGGTTACATACGATGAATTTTGGCTATCTGCAGCCGGGGGCTTTCGGATATGAGCTGATGGTTATACTGCTGCTTGGCGTTGTTTTCGGGGGCAGGCGAAGCCAGTGGGGAGCCTTCCTCGGGGCTGCAGTTGTGGCCATGTTGCCCAATCTGCTCTCGAACCGCACGCTTTTTTCCGTTCTCGTCTCTGCAGGATGCATTCTGACCTTTGTTCCGACCTTTCGTGCGCTGCTGTCGAGACGGGCGCCTGTTTTTCGCGAGGTCGCTCCTGCCTCTGCCATGGCGTTGGCGGTCGCCCTCTCATTTTTTGTGCAAAATGTGGAGGATTGGCGCAAGGGGATTTTTGCGTTGTTCCTTTTTGCCGTTGTTGTCGGGTTTCCGAATGGAATTGCGGGAGCGATGACGACTACACTCCAGAGGCTGATACGTTTTGCTCCTCTTCCTTTGCCGCCGGCAGCGGGAGGGATCGGCTCTTCAAGAAGAGCGAAGGGGATCGCTCTGCGCCTGACCGACCTCTGTAAATCATTCGGCGGTGTGCGTGCTGTGGAGAGTGTTTCACTGGAAATCAGGGAGGGTGAGACGCTCGGTCTGATCGGGCCTAACGGATCGGGGAAAACAACGTTGGTGAATCTGATTTCCGGCCTCTATGCCCCTGATAGTGGTTCGGTTACCATTGCCGGCAGGAGTCCTGTTCCCGGCAGTCTGATGTCGGCATGTGCGGCGGGCGCATCCCGAACCTTTCAGAACCTGCAGTCTTTCTCCGGCCTGACTGCACTGGAGTCGGTGCTTGTTTGCCTGAAGGAGGGGGGAGAGCGGGAGGCTCTGGGCTGGTTGCTTGCTGTCGGTCTGGGAGAGAAGGCAAGAGTGCGCTGTTCCGAAATGGCGTATGGTGATTTACGATTTCTTGAAATTGCACGGGCGCTGGCTACCCGCCCCCATCTTCTGATGCTTGATGAGCCTGCGGCGGGCATGTCGAAACCGGACATTGCGAGGCTTGTTCTGCTGATCGCCTCGATTAAAGAGGCCGGGGTTCCTATTTTGCTTATTGAGCACCATCAGGATGTGGTCGCTGAGCTTTGCGACCGGGTTGCTGTGATGGATGGCGGGCGTCTGATTGCACTCGGCACTCCAAATCAGGTACGACGCGACCCCAAAGTAATTGAGGCCTATCTGGGGAGTGATGACACTGAAACAGGGAATAATGAGCTGCTGCCATGCTGA
- a CDS encoding branched-chain amino acid ABC transporter permease has protein sequence MNGDLLALAQMAVGGGLMGMAYALVAYGFQLTHAAGKAVNFGQGELVMLGAFVGLTLSDSALPYWASVAGAMVAGAALGWFVERSAVRLALQQQNEGWILLTIIVGLFGVSAAENIWGRDDRAFPAPWPDGVLEFFGISVTWPELAIAGGALGIMALIELAKRYTMIGIAVQAVSADQDAAELCGIRSQSAISLSWALSGMAAAFAGTIIAPVTTVGPTMAAALTLKAFSVAVVAGLSSGFGLLLTGVVFGATENISGFLLGSGWREAPALVLLILALAIRPQGLFGKKIIRKV, from the coding sequence ATGAATGGGGATCTTCTGGCTCTGGCTCAAATGGCTGTCGGCGGCGGGCTGATGGGCATGGCCTATGCATTGGTGGCGTATGGGTTTCAGCTCACTCATGCGGCGGGCAAGGCGGTTAACTTTGGACAGGGTGAACTGGTGATGCTTGGCGCTTTTGTTGGCCTGACTCTCTCTGATTCCGCTCTTCCCTACTGGGCTTCCGTAGCAGGCGCTATGGTGGCGGGCGCTGCTCTCGGGTGGTTTGTTGAGCGTTCTGCGGTGCGGCTGGCCCTGCAGCAGCAGAATGAGGGGTGGATTCTGCTGACCATCATTGTGGGGCTGTTTGGTGTTTCCGCTGCGGAGAATATCTGGGGACGTGATGACAGAGCCTTTCCGGCACCCTGGCCTGACGGGGTGCTGGAGTTTTTCGGGATATCGGTTACCTGGCCTGAGCTGGCCATCGCCGGTGGCGCTTTGGGCATCATGGCGTTGATAGAGCTTGCGAAGCGGTACACCATGATCGGTATTGCTGTGCAGGCTGTCAGCGCTGATCAGGATGCTGCCGAGCTTTGCGGCATTCGCTCGCAATCGGCGATCTCCCTTTCATGGGCGCTCTCCGGAATGGCGGCGGCATTTGCCGGAACCATCATTGCTCCTGTAACGACCGTCGGGCCAACTATGGCGGCGGCGTTAACGCTGAAGGCCTTTTCGGTAGCAGTGGTTGCCGGTCTCAGTAGTGGTTTCGGGCTTCTGCTTACGGGAGTTGTGTTCGGGGCTACGGAAAATATTTCCGGTTTTCTGCTCGGAAGTGGATGGCGCGAGGCTCCTGCTCTTGTGCTGCTGATCCTTGCACTCGCAATTCGTCCCCAGGGTCTCTTTGGTAAAAAAATAATCAGGAAAGTCTGA
- the modD gene encoding ModD protein, with amino-acid sequence MLYQLPDSDIERFIEEDMPYGDLTTFLLGIGSLQGEITFTSRELTTLCCTEEAARLLERCGATVTSLLPSGTTIEAGVTFLSATGSAESLHAGWKVALNILEYASGIATRTRKIVTRVKEVHASITVVTTRKSFPGTKKVAIKAIMAGGALPHRLGLSESLLIFRQHTAFCGGLEPFLQTVTELKLKAPEQKIIVEAFNLEEALAIAAAGADVVQLDKMQPEALSRLVQQLREVAPGVTISAAGGINAENAAAYAETGVDMLVLSSVYFGKPSDIAVAITSSEP; translated from the coding sequence ATGCTCTATCAACTTCCTGACTCCGATATCGAACGTTTTATCGAGGAAGATATGCCTTATGGTGATTTGACAACCTTCCTGCTCGGCATTGGCTCTCTGCAGGGGGAGATCACCTTTACCAGCCGGGAATTGACAACACTCTGCTGTACGGAGGAGGCGGCCCGTCTTCTTGAACGGTGCGGAGCAACCGTGACCTCTCTGCTTCCGAGCGGGACAACGATTGAAGCGGGCGTTACCTTCCTTTCAGCCACGGGTTCTGCCGAGAGCCTGCACGCAGGATGGAAAGTGGCACTGAACATACTGGAATATGCATCGGGCATTGCCACCCGGACACGGAAAATTGTTACACGGGTCAAGGAGGTTCATGCATCCATAACCGTCGTCACTACCCGCAAGTCCTTTCCGGGAACAAAGAAGGTTGCTATCAAGGCTATCATGGCCGGCGGTGCACTTCCGCATCGGCTTGGCTTGTCGGAGTCGCTGCTGATCTTCCGGCAGCATACTGCCTTCTGTGGCGGCCTTGAGCCTTTTCTTCAAACGGTGACGGAGCTGAAGCTGAAAGCGCCTGAACAAAAAATTATTGTTGAGGCCTTCAACCTGGAAGAGGCGCTTGCCATTGCTGCAGCGGGCGCTGATGTGGTACAGCTTGACAAGATGCAGCCTGAAGCGCTCTCCCGGCTGGTTCAGCAACTGCGTGAGGTGGCGCCCGGTGTCACCATTTCGGCGGCGGGAGGTATCAATGCGGAGAATGCTGCGGCTTATGCTGAAACCGGGGTTGATATGCTTGTGCTCTCGTCAGTCTATTTCGGTAAGCCTTCGGATATCGCTGTTGCAATCACCTCCTCAGAACCTTAA
- a CDS encoding ABC transporter ATP-binding protein, with protein sequence MLKVENLRAGYSGDDAVRGISIEVAERSCVALVGANGAGKSTLVKSVCGLLTPRGGKVLFGGEEIMGLPASQVARRGLSLCPEGRRLFAPLSVEENLLLGAYPRLPSFGPFRRAASGDLQRIYEMFPRLGERRSQQAGSLSGGEQQMLAIGRLLMARPRLMILDEPSMGLAPMLVKEVFLAISSLRASGMTILLSEQFAKSALAVSDRAYIIEQGRVVLEGSSAALAKDPAVMAAYLG encoded by the coding sequence ATGCTGAAAGTGGAAAACCTGCGCGCCGGATACAGCGGCGATGATGCTGTTCGGGGGATTTCAATAGAGGTTGCCGAGAGATCGTGTGTTGCACTTGTCGGAGCCAATGGCGCGGGCAAGAGCACACTGGTGAAGTCCGTGTGCGGACTGCTCACTCCGAGGGGAGGCAAGGTACTTTTTGGAGGAGAAGAGATTATGGGGCTCCCTGCCAGCCAGGTAGCCAGACGCGGACTCTCTCTTTGCCCGGAAGGAAGACGGCTCTTCGCTCCCCTCTCGGTTGAGGAAAATCTGCTGCTTGGCGCCTATCCGCGCCTTCCCTCTTTCGGCCCTTTTCGCCGGGCAGCCTCAGGCGATCTGCAGCGGATCTATGAGATGTTCCCCCGTCTTGGAGAACGGCGCTCACAGCAGGCCGGGAGCCTTTCGGGCGGAGAGCAGCAGATGCTTGCCATTGGCCGCCTCCTTATGGCCCGCCCACGTCTTATGATTCTTGATGAGCCTTCGATGGGGCTTGCACCCATGCTGGTCAAGGAGGTCTTTCTTGCCATCTCTTCGCTCCGCGCCTCCGGTATGACGATTCTTCTTTCTGAACAGTTTGCCAAGAGCGCCCTGGCCGTCTCCGACCGCGCCTATATCATTGAACAGGGTCGCGTTGTGCTGGAGGGTTCCAGTGCAGCGCTGGCAAAAGATCCTGCGGTGATGGCGGCATACCTCGGCTGA
- a CDS encoding ABC transporter ATP-binding protein: MAETILRLEKIRKELGLSKAIRQTIIPNLSLEIMAGEFVAITGPSGSGKSTLLYIMGGLDKPTSGTVWLDGEAITEKNETEMNHIRNEKIGFIYQFHFLLPEFNAVENVSMPMMINGRRTKKEIRERAMKLLDMVDMQNKYTNKPSQLSGGQQQRVAIARALANEPKVLLGDEPTGNLDSRSANNVYQLFDRLNRELNQTVIVVTHDEEFANRAGRRIHLVDGQIESDRPLRTMAEPLSGS, translated from the coding sequence ATGGCTGAAACGATTCTCAGGCTTGAAAAAATCCGCAAAGAGCTTGGCCTCTCCAAGGCTATTCGCCAGACTATCATTCCAAACCTTTCGCTGGAAATCATGGCAGGGGAGTTTGTCGCTATAACAGGACCGTCGGGTTCGGGCAAATCCACCCTTCTCTATATCATGGGAGGGCTCGACAAGCCAACCTCCGGCACGGTATGGCTCGACGGGGAGGCAATTACCGAAAAAAATGAAACCGAGATGAACCATATCAGAAATGAAAAAATTGGCTTTATCTATCAGTTTCACTTTTTGCTTCCCGAGTTCAATGCCGTTGAAAATGTCAGTATGCCGATGATGATCAATGGTCGTCGCACCAAAAAAGAGATCAGGGAGCGGGCCATGAAACTGCTCGACATGGTTGACATGCAGAACAAATATACCAACAAGCCAAGCCAGCTCTCCGGTGGCCAGCAGCAGCGGGTTGCCATTGCACGGGCGCTGGCCAACGAACCCAAAGTGCTGCTTGGCGATGAACCGACCGGAAATCTTGACTCCCGCTCGGCCAACAATGTCTATCAACTCTTTGACCGTCTGAACCGTGAGCTGAACCAGACCGTTATCGTCGTTACCCACGATGAAGAGTTTGCAAACCGTGCGGGACGACGAATTCATCTGGTAGACGGACAGATCGAGAGTGACCGGCCACTTCGAACGATGGCAGAACCACTCTCCGGCAGCTAA
- the hisI gene encoding phosphoribosyl-AMP cyclohydrolase, which produces MGDNQDMGKSFLETVKFDDRGLVPAIVQDQETGKVLMMAWMNLESLQMTLDKKRACYWSRSRNKLWLKGESSGNMQVVHDILIDCDGDTLLLKVSQTGGACHVGYHSCFYRKATEALSMEICDTLMFNPEDVYGKKS; this is translated from the coding sequence ATGGGCGATAATCAAGATATGGGGAAAAGCTTTCTTGAAACGGTTAAATTTGATGACCGGGGGCTGGTGCCGGCGATTGTACAGGATCAGGAGACGGGCAAGGTGCTGATGATGGCCTGGATGAATCTTGAAAGCCTCCAGATGACTCTGGACAAGAAGAGAGCCTGTTACTGGAGCCGAAGCCGCAACAAGCTTTGGCTGAAGGGGGAATCGTCGGGCAACATGCAGGTGGTTCATGATATCCTGATCGACTGTGATGGCGATACCCTGCTCCTGAAAGTTTCACAGACTGGCGGCGCCTGCCATGTTGGCTATCACTCCTGTTTTTACCGTAAAGCCACAGAGGCGCTCTCCATGGAGATCTGTGACACGCTGATGTTTAACCCGGAAGATGTTTATGGCAAAAAAAGCTGA
- a CDS encoding ABC transporter substrate-binding protein, producing MNAFRSILPFLVATCFSSAALAANVVKIAITGPFSGGSAPMGASMRDGAKLAFSQINQKGGINVGGTMMRVELIERDDEGKNDRGALIAQEISSMSDVSAVIGTVNTGIAVMGDKYYVEKGIVKIITPAAGSASMTQWSSAGNRELPIFRFAAHDGIQSQMVVEQAVKMGCRKVAILHDATNYGVSGRDDLIRQVNRQGGRLKVVAIEKFGIGDKDMTGQLIKAKAAGAQAILIWGIGPELAAVASGKQKLGFRVPLIGGWPLSMSNFIDTAGAAGNGALMPQTFIEDESIARAKPFIQAYRRAYGVARIPSPVSAAQGYDAALLLAEAIHEAGSTKPSSIKSALENLKVTVRGSIADWKKPWSKWNPANVETHEAFRRSNTVMGKVQNSRVVLANPADRSVLEGKR from the coding sequence ATGAACGCTTTCCGCTCTATTCTCCCGTTTCTCGTTGCGACATGTTTTTCTTCTGCCGCTCTGGCTGCCAATGTCGTCAAGATTGCCATCACAGGTCCTTTTTCAGGCGGATCAGCCCCGATGGGCGCCTCTATGAGGGATGGCGCCAAGCTGGCTTTTTCCCAGATCAATCAGAAAGGCGGTATCAATGTCGGCGGAACCATGATGCGCGTGGAGCTGATTGAACGCGACGATGAGGGGAAAAATGATCGTGGCGCCCTGATTGCCCAGGAGATTTCGTCGATGAGCGATGTCTCGGCCGTCATCGGGACGGTCAACACCGGTATTGCTGTGATGGGTGACAAGTATTACGTTGAGAAGGGAATCGTCAAAATCATTACTCCTGCCGCCGGAAGCGCCTCAATGACGCAATGGAGCAGTGCGGGTAACAGGGAGCTGCCTATTTTCCGCTTTGCCGCACATGATGGCATTCAGTCACAGATGGTTGTAGAGCAGGCTGTAAAGATGGGGTGCCGGAAGGTTGCAATTTTGCACGATGCAACAAACTACGGGGTTTCGGGACGTGATGACCTTATCCGCCAGGTCAACAGGCAGGGTGGCAGGCTGAAAGTGGTGGCTATCGAGAAGTTCGGCATCGGTGACAAGGATATGACCGGGCAGCTCATCAAGGCGAAGGCCGCCGGTGCACAGGCAATCCTTATCTGGGGTATCGGGCCTGAGCTTGCCGCCGTTGCCTCAGGGAAGCAGAAACTGGGTTTCAGGGTTCCTCTGATTGGGGGATGGCCACTCTCCATGAGCAATTTTATTGATACGGCCGGGGCTGCTGGCAATGGCGCTTTGATGCCACAGACCTTTATTGAGGATGAGTCGATAGCAAGGGCGAAACCTTTTATACAGGCTTACCGCAGGGCTTATGGCGTCGCAAGGATTCCTTCTCCGGTTTCGGCTGCACAGGGTTATGACGCGGCCCTGCTGCTTGCTGAGGCTATTCATGAGGCGGGTTCTACGAAGCCGTCGAGCATCAAGAGTGCATTGGAAAATCTCAAGGTGACCGTCAGGGGGAGCATCGCTGACTGGAAAAAGCCATGGTCGAAGTGGAATCCGGCAAATGTGGAGACACATGAGGCCTTCCGCCGCTCGAACACGGTCATGGGCAAGGTGCAGAACAGCAGGGTTGTGCTGGCTAATCCGGCTGACCGGAGTGTGCTGGAGGGAAAGAGGTAA
- the ubiE gene encoding bifunctional demethylmenaquinone methyltransferase/2-methoxy-6-polyprenyl-1,4-benzoquinol methylase UbiE, whose translation MAKKAEVSARQARESAQSLNQTKSRASIKRMFDEVAPTYDFLNHLLSLGIDNYWRAMATKRAKEVLGTNRAPRILDVATGTGDLANSMSKIEGAKVSALDLSPEMLVLARKKYPQISFIEGYAEKLPFDNASFDVVSAGFGVRNFENLNEGMREFYRVLKPGGHALIIEPMIPRNALMKKLYLVYFKKVLPKIAGLFSKSTFAYDYLPHSVEKFPQAEAFTAILKKSGFKQANFFPMTFETSILYVAKK comes from the coding sequence ATGGCAAAAAAAGCTGAAGTTTCGGCGCGTCAGGCCAGGGAGAGTGCGCAATCTCTGAATCAGACGAAATCGAGGGCCTCTATCAAAAGAATGTTTGATGAGGTTGCTCCGACCTATGATTTTTTGAATCATCTGCTCAGTCTTGGAATAGATAACTATTGGCGGGCAATGGCTACGAAGAGGGCGAAGGAGGTACTCGGAACAAATCGCGCTCCACGGATTCTTGATGTGGCTACCGGCACGGGTGACCTGGCGAACTCCATGTCGAAAATAGAGGGCGCAAAGGTCTCTGCTCTTGACCTTTCGCCTGAAATGCTGGTTCTTGCAAGGAAAAAATATCCCCAGATCAGCTTTATTGAGGGCTATGCGGAGAAGCTTCCTTTCGACAATGCGAGCTTTGATGTGGTCAGCGCCGGATTTGGTGTGAGAAATTTTGAAAACCTGAATGAGGGGATGCGGGAGTTTTATCGTGTCCTGAAGCCGGGCGGCCATGCGCTCATTATTGAGCCGATGATACCGCGTAATGCGCTTATGAAAAAGCTTTACCTGGTCTATTTCAAAAAAGTACTGCCGAAAATTGCGGGATTGTTCAGCAAGTCCACCTTTGCCTACGACTATCTGCCCCACTCGGTTGAAAAGTTTCCGCAGGCTGAGGCGTTCACCGCCATCCTGAAAAAAAGCGGTTTCAAACAGGCCAATTTTTTCCCGATGACCTTTGAAACCTCCATTCTCTATGTCGCGAAAAAATAG
- a CDS encoding VanZ family protein yields the protein MIAVRLILLVTIAVISWQATILNGIEPPPFTNGDKVLHFLAFGTLAFLVDFAFPRSRFGAVKIILLILYGLAIEVVQSWLPYRSASAADLLTDIGGICTYALSIPLLKRLQLYRGHWQQ from the coding sequence ATGATCGCCGTCCGTCTGATACTCCTTGTTACCATCGCAGTTATCAGTTGGCAGGCCACCATCCTGAACGGCATAGAGCCGCCACCCTTCACGAATGGCGACAAGGTACTTCATTTTCTCGCCTTTGGAACGCTTGCCTTTCTGGTGGATTTTGCCTTTCCGCGCAGCCGGTTTGGCGCCGTCAAAATTATTCTGCTCATCCTCTACGGGCTGGCCATCGAGGTTGTCCAGTCCTGGCTGCCCTACCGATCAGCCTCCGCCGCAGACCTGCTGACCGATATTGGCGGTATCTGCACCTATGCGCTCTCCATACCGCTCCTCAAACGCCTGCAACTCTATCGCGGGCACTGGCAACAGTAA